From one Azospirillum ramasamyi genomic stretch:
- the ispG gene encoding flavodoxin-dependent (E)-4-hydroxy-3-methylbut-2-enyl-diphosphate synthase: MTVRAYRQILRRKSRQIRVGNVLVGGDAPISVQTMTNTPTTDVKATVEQIQAAERVGVDIVRVSCPDRESALALKDIVRQVKVPIVADIHFHYKRAIEAAESGAACLRINPGNIGSAERVREVVKAAKDHGCSMRIGVNAGSLEQDLLEKYGEPCPEAMVESALNHAKILEDNDFREFKISVKASDAFLAVAAYQGLAEACDYPLHIGITEAGGLRAGTVKSSIGLGMLLWSGIGDTLRVSLSADPAEEVLVGYDILKSLGLRRRGVTVISCPSCARQNFNVIKTVELLEQKLAHITTPLTLSVIGCVVNGPGEARETDIGLTGGGNNTHQVYLSGVTDHRLKDQDIVQHLVGLVEKKAAEIEAAKAASEAAAEAAQAETASETKRDVAPAAE, translated from the coding sequence ATGACCGTGCGCGCCTACCGCCAGATCCTTCGCCGCAAATCGCGCCAGATTCGCGTCGGCAACGTGTTGGTCGGCGGCGACGCGCCGATCTCGGTCCAGACCATGACCAACACCCCGACCACCGACGTGAAGGCGACGGTGGAGCAGATCCAGGCGGCCGAGCGGGTGGGGGTGGACATCGTCCGCGTCTCCTGCCCCGACCGCGAGTCGGCGCTGGCGCTGAAGGACATCGTGCGGCAGGTCAAGGTGCCGATCGTCGCCGACATCCATTTCCACTACAAGCGCGCCATCGAGGCGGCGGAGAGCGGCGCCGCCTGCCTGCGCATCAACCCCGGCAACATCGGCTCGGCCGAGCGGGTGCGCGAGGTGGTGAAGGCGGCCAAGGACCATGGCTGTTCGATGCGCATCGGCGTCAACGCCGGCTCGCTGGAGCAGGATCTGCTGGAGAAATACGGCGAGCCCTGCCCCGAGGCGATGGTCGAAAGCGCGCTGAACCACGCGAAGATCCTGGAAGACAACGATTTCCGCGAGTTCAAGATCTCGGTGAAGGCGTCCGACGCCTTCCTGGCCGTCGCCGCCTATCAGGGGCTGGCCGAGGCCTGCGATTATCCGCTGCACATCGGCATCACCGAGGCGGGCGGCCTGCGCGCCGGAACGGTGAAGTCGTCGATCGGGCTCGGCATGCTGCTGTGGTCCGGCATCGGCGACACGCTGCGCGTCTCGCTGTCGGCCGACCCGGCGGAAGAGGTTCTGGTCGGCTACGACATCCTGAAGTCGCTCGGCCTGCGCCGCCGCGGCGTCACCGTCATCTCCTGCCCCAGCTGCGCGCGGCAGAACTTCAACGTCATCAAGACGGTGGAACTGCTGGAGCAGAAGCTGGCCCACATCACCACGCCGCTGACCCTGTCGGTGATCGGCTGCGTCGTAAACGGCCCGGGCGAGGCGCGGGAGACCGACATCGGCCTGACCGGCGGCGGCAACAACACCCATCAGGTCTATCTGTCCGGCGTCACCGACCACCGGCTGAAGGACCAGGACATCGTCCAGCATCTGGTCGGTCTGGTCGAGAAGAAGGCCGCCGAGATCGAAGCGGCGAAGGCCGCATCGGAAGCAGCGGCGGAAGCAGCCCAAGCGGAAACCGCCAGCGAAACCAAGCGAGACGTGGCCCCCGCCGCGGAGTAA
- the clpB gene encoding ATP-dependent chaperone ClpB, whose protein sequence is MDFEQYTERSRGFIQAAQTLAVRRGHQRLTPEHLLKTLLDDKEGLAANLIRAAGGDPKVALAAVDAELDKLPRVEGSGAGQLYLTPEISRVFEQAEKVAEKAGDSFVTAERILLALAMADGTPSARALKSAGVTPQGLNTAINDIRKGRTADSASAEQGYDALKKYARDLTAAARDGKLDPVIGRDEEIRRTIQVLARRTKNNPVLIGEPGVGKTAIVEGLAQRIVKGDVPEGLKNKQLLSLDLGALVAGAKYRGEFEERLKAVLSEIQASAGEIVVFIDELHTLVGAGKSDGAMDASNMLKPALSRGELHCVGATTLDEYRKYIEKDAALARRFQPVFVSEPTVEDTISILRGLKERYEVHHGVRITDSAIVSAATLSNRYITDRFLPDKAIDLIDEAASRLRMAVDSKPESIDELDRRIIQLKIEREALKREQDSASRERLVNLERELSDLEQDSAELTAKWQAEKDQLQGAQKIKEDLEKARTELETVQRDGNWGRAGELAYGVIPGLEKALKEAEEHASSRMLNEEVRDSDIAAVVSRWTGVPVDKMLAGEREKLLAMEDKLRSRVIGQDEAIVAVSNAVRRARAGLQDPNRPIGSFLFLGPTGVGKTELTKALAEFLFDDETAMVRLDMSEYMEKHSVARMIGAPPGYVGYEEGGALTEAVRRRPYQVVLFDEVEKAHPDVFNVLLQVLDDGRLTDGQGRTVDFRNVVIIMTSNLGSQALAEQPEGEDSGAVREEVMEAVRAHFRPEFLNRLDEILLFHRLDRRHMGGIVKIQLGRLTKMLAEREITLTVDEAATEWLAEAGYDPVYGARPLKRVIQRELQNPLATLILEGRIKDGQTVAVGAEGGSLTIDGQPVSGLVRKG, encoded by the coding sequence ATGGATTTCGAGCAATACACCGAGCGTAGCCGCGGCTTCATTCAGGCCGCGCAGACCCTGGCCGTGCGCCGCGGGCATCAGCGCCTGACCCCGGAACACCTGCTGAAGACGCTGCTGGACGACAAGGAAGGGCTTGCCGCCAACCTGATCCGCGCGGCGGGCGGCGATCCCAAGGTGGCCCTGGCGGCGGTCGATGCCGAACTGGACAAGCTGCCGAGGGTCGAAGGCAGCGGCGCCGGCCAGCTCTATCTGACGCCCGAGATCTCCCGCGTCTTCGAACAGGCGGAGAAGGTCGCCGAAAAGGCCGGCGACAGCTTCGTCACCGCCGAGCGCATCCTGCTGGCGCTGGCCATGGCCGACGGTACCCCCTCGGCGCGTGCGCTGAAGTCCGCCGGCGTGACGCCGCAGGGGCTGAACACCGCCATCAACGACATCCGCAAGGGCCGCACCGCCGACAGCGCCAGCGCCGAGCAGGGCTATGACGCGCTGAAGAAATACGCCCGCGACCTGACCGCCGCGGCGCGCGACGGCAAGCTCGATCCCGTGATCGGCCGCGACGAGGAAATCCGCCGCACCATCCAGGTCCTGGCCCGCCGCACCAAGAACAACCCCGTGCTGATCGGCGAGCCCGGCGTCGGCAAGACCGCCATCGTCGAAGGGCTGGCCCAGCGCATCGTCAAGGGCGACGTGCCGGAAGGGCTGAAGAACAAGCAGCTGCTGTCGCTCGACCTCGGCGCGCTGGTGGCCGGCGCCAAGTACCGCGGCGAGTTCGAGGAGCGGCTGAAGGCCGTGCTGTCGGAAATCCAGGCCTCGGCCGGCGAGATCGTCGTCTTCATCGACGAGCTGCACACGCTGGTCGGCGCCGGCAAGTCGGACGGCGCGATGGACGCCTCCAACATGCTGAAGCCGGCCCTGTCGCGCGGTGAGCTGCACTGCGTCGGCGCCACCACCTTGGACGAGTACCGCAAGTATATCGAGAAGGACGCCGCGCTGGCCCGGCGGTTCCAGCCGGTCTTCGTGTCGGAGCCGACAGTGGAGGACACCATCTCCATCCTGCGCGGGCTGAAGGAGCGCTATGAGGTCCACCACGGCGTGCGCATCACCGACAGCGCCATCGTGTCGGCGGCGACCCTGTCCAACCGCTACATCACCGACCGCTTCCTGCCCGACAAGGCCATCGACCTGATCGACGAGGCGGCGAGCCGCCTGCGCATGGCGGTGGACAGCAAGCCGGAATCCATCGACGAGCTGGACCGCCGGATCATCCAGCTGAAGATCGAGCGCGAGGCGCTGAAGCGCGAGCAGGACTCCGCCTCGCGCGAGCGGCTGGTCAATCTGGAGCGCGAGCTGTCGGACCTGGAGCAGGACTCGGCGGAACTGACCGCCAAGTGGCAGGCCGAGAAGGACCAGCTGCAGGGCGCGCAGAAGATCAAGGAGGATCTGGAGAAGGCCCGCACCGAACTGGAGACGGTGCAGCGCGACGGCAATTGGGGCCGCGCGGGCGAACTGGCCTACGGCGTCATTCCCGGCTTGGAAAAGGCGCTGAAGGAGGCCGAGGAGCATGCCAGCAGCCGCATGCTGAACGAGGAGGTGCGCGACAGCGACATCGCCGCGGTGGTCAGCCGCTGGACCGGCGTGCCGGTCGACAAGATGCTGGCCGGCGAGCGCGAGAAGCTGCTGGCGATGGAGGACAAGCTGCGCAGCCGGGTGATCGGCCAGGACGAGGCGATCGTCGCCGTGTCCAACGCCGTGCGCCGGGCGCGGGCCGGGCTGCAGGATCCCAACCGCCCCATCGGCTCCTTCCTGTTCCTGGGTCCGACCGGCGTCGGCAAGACCGAGCTGACCAAGGCGCTGGCCGAATTCCTGTTCGACGACGAGACGGCGATGGTCCGGCTCGACATGTCGGAATACATGGAAAAGCATTCCGTCGCCCGCATGATCGGCGCGCCTCCGGGCTATGTCGGCTATGAGGAGGGCGGGGCGCTGACCGAGGCGGTGCGCCGCCGGCCCTATCAGGTCGTGCTGTTCGACGAGGTGGAGAAGGCCCATCCCGACGTCTTCAACGTGCTGCTGCAGGTGCTGGACGATGGCCGGCTGACCGACGGGCAGGGCCGCACCGTCGATTTCCGCAACGTCGTCATCATCATGACCTCCAACCTCGGCTCGCAGGCCCTGGCCGAGCAGCCGGAGGGCGAGGACAGCGGCGCCGTGCGCGAGGAGGTGATGGAGGCCGTCCGCGCCCATTTCCGGCCGGAATTCCTCAACCGCCTGGACGAGATCCTGCTGTTCCACCGGCTCGACCGCCGGCATATGGGCGGGATCGTCAAGATCCAGCTCGGCCGCCTGACGAAGATGCTCGCCGAACGCGAGATCACGCTGACGGTGGACGAGGCCGCGACCGAATGGCTGGCCGAGGCCGGCTACGACCCGGTCTATGGCGCCCGTCCGCTGAAGCGGGTGATCCAGCGCGAGCTGCAGAACCCGCTGGCGACCCTGATCCTGGAAGGCCGCATCAAGGACGGCCAGACGGTGGCGGTCGGCGCCGAAGGCGGTTCGCTGACCATCGACGGCCAGCCGGTGAGCGGGCTGGTCCGCAAGGGCTGA
- the prmC gene encoding peptide chain release factor N(5)-glutamine methyltransferase, with protein MNLRTLRTQAEERLRAAGVDTPELDARYLLEHALTLTRTDFITKAEQAIPDADVARALALVERRAAREPVGRILGHREFWTIDLALNPDTLEPRPDTETVVEAVLAAIPDRKAPLRLIDFGTGTGCILLALLSELPNATGVGVDLSPLAVEGAAGNAERNGLAGRARFQTGDWAKGIEDRFDIVVSNPPYIPSADIATLEPEVREHDPLRALDGGPDGLEPYRILAAALPRLLVPGGVAAFEVGQGQAEDVAALVEAQGLGEIAILCDLGGVKRCVRARKGP; from the coding sequence ATGAACCTCCGCACCCTGCGGACCCAGGCCGAGGAGCGCCTGCGCGCGGCCGGCGTCGATACGCCGGAGCTCGACGCCCGCTACCTTCTCGAACATGCGCTGACGCTCACCCGCACCGACTTCATTACGAAAGCGGAACAGGCCATCCCCGATGCCGATGTTGCCCGTGCCCTGGCTCTGGTCGAGCGCCGGGCGGCGCGGGAGCCGGTGGGGCGCATCCTGGGGCACCGGGAGTTCTGGACCATCGATCTGGCCCTCAACCCCGACACGCTGGAGCCGCGGCCCGACACCGAGACGGTGGTGGAAGCGGTACTGGCCGCCATTCCCGACCGGAAGGCCCCCCTGCGCCTGATCGATTTCGGAACCGGAACGGGCTGCATCCTGCTGGCGCTGCTGTCGGAACTGCCGAACGCCACCGGGGTCGGCGTCGATCTCAGCCCGCTGGCGGTGGAGGGGGCGGCCGGCAATGCCGAGCGCAACGGGCTGGCGGGGCGCGCGCGGTTCCAGACCGGGGATTGGGCCAAGGGGATCGAGGACCGTTTCGATATCGTGGTGTCCAACCCGCCCTATATCCCGAGTGCCGACATCGCCACGCTGGAGCCGGAGGTGCGCGAGCACGACCCGCTCCGCGCGCTGGATGGCGGGCCGGACGGGCTGGAGCCCTACCGCATCCTGGCGGCCGCGCTGCCGCGCCTGCTGGTGCCCGGCGGGGTGGCCGCCTTCGAGGTCGGGCAGGGGCAGGCGGAGGATGTGGCGGCGCTGGTCGAGGCTCAGGGATTGGGAGAGATCGCGATCCTGTGTGATCTCGGTGGGGTAAAGCGCTGCGTCAGGGCGCGAAAGGGGCCATGA
- the hemA gene encoding glutamyl-tRNA reductase produces MTTTSYLVIGASHRTCSGTVRDRLSTDEAEVAGMLDRLRAAGVGQALWLSTCDRVEVQAVHERPNEAALAIAEVMADRVGLPTADLAPQLYTRTGIDAVRHLFAVACSLDSQIVGEPHILGQLKAAHRSAASAGMTGPELEAVLQAAYAAAKRVRSETPIAEGATSLAAAAIQVARDLHGDIRRCGALLLGLGDMGALVLEGLREAGLPRLTVAAPVDRRAEAAARRLDGHFAPWADLETAMTGADILVTATGLGRYILTAPMMEAVLKRRRRRPVFVVDAAIPADVDPAVAGMDGAFVYDLADLERVALQGRVGREAATQAAWMIVDEAVAAFARDRAERAAVPAVAALRNHFEAERRRLLAGHGDLDAASATRLLVNRLLHAPSETLRALAADGSGEGLAERAAAERLMFRLFGLDRIGRDRLGCDMASDEAEENEPDKDERREPGREVR; encoded by the coding sequence GTGACCACCACCTCCTACCTCGTCATCGGCGCCAGCCACCGGACCTGTTCCGGCACCGTCCGCGACCGCCTGTCCACCGACGAGGCGGAAGTGGCGGGCATGCTGGACCGGCTGCGCGCGGCGGGGGTGGGGCAGGCCCTGTGGCTCAGCACCTGCGACCGTGTGGAGGTGCAGGCGGTCCATGAGCGCCCGAACGAGGCGGCGCTGGCGATTGCCGAGGTGATGGCCGACCGCGTCGGCCTGCCCACCGCCGATCTGGCGCCGCAGCTCTACACCCGCACCGGCATCGACGCGGTGCGCCACCTGTTCGCGGTGGCCTGCTCGCTCGACAGCCAGATCGTCGGCGAGCCGCATATCCTGGGCCAGCTGAAGGCCGCCCACCGCAGCGCCGCGTCGGCCGGGATGACCGGGCCGGAGCTGGAGGCGGTGCTGCAGGCCGCCTATGCCGCCGCCAAGCGGGTGCGCAGCGAGACGCCGATCGCGGAGGGCGCCACCTCGCTGGCCGCCGCCGCCATCCAGGTGGCGCGCGACCTGCACGGCGACATCCGGCGCTGCGGCGCCCTTCTGCTGGGGCTGGGCGACATGGGCGCCCTGGTGCTGGAGGGGCTGCGCGAGGCCGGGCTGCCGCGGCTGACGGTCGCGGCCCCGGTGGACCGGCGGGCGGAAGCGGCGGCGCGGCGGCTCGACGGGCATTTCGCCCCCTGGGCCGATCTGGAGACGGCGATGACCGGCGCCGATATCCTGGTGACCGCGACCGGCCTTGGGCGCTATATCCTGACCGCCCCGATGATGGAGGCGGTGCTGAAGCGGCGCCGCCGCCGGCCGGTCTTCGTGGTCGATGCCGCCATCCCGGCCGACGTCGATCCCGCGGTGGCGGGCATGGACGGCGCCTTCGTCTATGATCTGGCCGATCTGGAGCGGGTGGCGCTGCAGGGCCGCGTCGGGCGCGAGGCGGCGACCCAGGCGGCCTGGATGATCGTGGACGAGGCGGTTGCCGCCTTCGCCCGCGACCGCGCGGAACGCGCCGCCGTTCCGGCGGTGGCGGCGCTCCGCAACCATTTCGAGGCGGAGCGGCGGCGGCTGCTGGCCGGGCACGGCGATCTGGACGCCGCGTCGGCGACGCGGCTGCTGGTCAACCGGCTGCTGCACGCCCCGTCGGAAACGCTGCGGGCGCTGGCCGCCGACGGCAGCGGCGAGGGGCTGGCCGAACGGGCCGCGGCCGAAAGGCTGATGTTCCGCCTGTTCGGGCTGGACCGGATCGGCCGGGACAGGTTGGGCTGCGACATGGCTTCTGACGAAGCCGAAGAGAACGAACCGGATAAGGACGAGCGACGTGAGCCTGGACGAGAAGTTCGATAA
- a CDS encoding NUDIX domain-containing protein: MTDLASAATSPATRPAPRTAPDVKPAAAQAGKALPRTMTARLLRLAWSLRGVWHRIARPLTMGVRAIIVDGSDPAVPRVLLIRHSYVGGWHLPGGGVDRGETLSDAMRREVREEVGLIADRPAQPFGIYARFRNGASDHVAVFVVHGWSGTPKADGVEIVEARFFPIDGLPAELSPATGRRLEEFLGHRPVAERW; the protein is encoded by the coding sequence ATGACCGATCTGGCCAGTGCCGCCACCAGCCCTGCCACCCGTCCCGCTCCGCGCACCGCCCCCGATGTGAAGCCCGCAGCGGCGCAAGCGGGCAAGGCCCTGCCGCGGACCATGACGGCGCGCCTCCTGCGCCTCGCCTGGAGCCTGCGCGGCGTCTGGCACCGGATCGCAAGGCCGCTGACCATGGGGGTGCGGGCCATCATCGTCGACGGGTCGGACCCGGCCGTCCCGCGCGTGCTGCTGATCCGCCACAGCTATGTCGGCGGCTGGCATCTGCCCGGCGGCGGAGTCGATCGCGGGGAGACGCTGTCCGACGCCATGCGGCGCGAGGTGCGGGAGGAGGTCGGGCTGATCGCCGACCGCCCCGCTCAGCCTTTCGGCATCTACGCCCGCTTCCGCAACGGGGCGAGCGACCATGTGGCGGTCTTCGTCGTGCATGGCTGGAGCGGCACGCCCAAGGCGGACGGGGTGGAGATCGTGGAGGCCCGCTTCTTCCCGATCGACGGGCTGCCGGCGGAGCTGTCGCCGGCCACCGGGCGGCGGCTGGAGGAATTTCTGGGGCACCGCCCCGTCGCCGAACGCTGGTAG
- a CDS encoding helix-turn-helix domain-containing protein has product MAKRKVFDDFDPAPAGPSVSETLRSTRMAHGYDLRDVAAMLRIRYPYLLAIEEGRFDELPGSTYAIGFLRSYAECLGLDPDAVVTRYKEEAAGTVRRQELYLPTPAAEGGRASGGTLLLGTLVLAGVVYGGWYYLSATDRTVTDLVPALPDRLVSLLDGVPAKPATPAPEPAGTAAQPGAEPSVPAPVVATAPAAPASAPPAAAPAPATSAPAAPAPVAGAPAPGGAASTAAASGAAAKPPQGTAPAAPAPAAASIPSALPPPAQSPLPSANAPSANQAGGQGIVNVPAPPPEDDEEASPQAPTPLNTAANPPSAPAAPTATVPADGKVYGTLNTNAKLVLKATQESWLQVRDGSEIVFTRVLKPGDTFRVPDKPTVKIRTGNAGGLVVMADGGESPPLGSVGQVLRDVTIDANGVVRR; this is encoded by the coding sequence ATGGCCAAGCGCAAGGTTTTCGACGATTTCGATCCGGCTCCGGCCGGCCCCTCCGTCTCCGAGACTCTGCGCTCCACGCGCATGGCGCATGGCTATGACCTGCGCGACGTGGCGGCGATGCTGCGCATCCGCTACCCGTATCTGCTGGCCATCGAGGAAGGGCGCTTCGACGAGCTGCCGGGCAGCACCTACGCCATCGGCTTCCTGCGGTCCTACGCCGAGTGCCTGGGGCTGGATCCCGACGCCGTCGTCACCCGCTACAAGGAGGAGGCGGCGGGCACCGTCCGCCGGCAGGAGCTGTACCTGCCGACCCCGGCGGCCGAAGGTGGGCGCGCCTCTGGCGGGACGCTGCTGCTGGGCACGCTGGTTCTGGCCGGCGTCGTCTATGGCGGCTGGTATTATCTGTCGGCGACCGACCGGACGGTGACCGATCTGGTGCCGGCCCTGCCGGACCGGCTGGTCTCGCTGCTGGACGGCGTGCCGGCCAAGCCCGCAACCCCGGCGCCCGAGCCGGCCGGCACCGCCGCGCAGCCGGGAGCGGAGCCTTCGGTTCCCGCCCCGGTGGTCGCCACCGCCCCGGCGGCGCCCGCGTCTGCGCCGCCCGCCGCGGCACCGGCTCCGGCGACTTCCGCTCCCGCTGCTCCCGCTCCCGTGGCGGGCGCCCCTGCTCCGGGTGGTGCCGCTTCGACTGCCGCCGCTTCGGGGGCAGCGGCGAAGCCGCCGCAGGGGACCGCCCCCGCCGCACCGGCGCCGGCCGCCGCGTCCATTCCGTCCGCGCTGCCGCCGCCGGCGCAGTCGCCGCTGCCGTCCGCCAACGCGCCCTCCGCCAACCAGGCGGGCGGGCAGGGGATCGTCAACGTTCCGGCGCCGCCGCCGGAGGATGACGAGGAGGCGTCGCCCCAGGCCCCTACCCCGCTGAACACCGCGGCCAACCCGCCGTCCGCGCCGGCCGCGCCGACGGCGACGGTGCCGGCCGACGGCAAGGTCTACGGCACGCTGAACACCAATGCGAAGCTGGTCCTGAAGGCCACCCAGGAAAGCTGGCTGCAGGTGCGCGACGGCAGCGAGATCGTCTTCACCCGCGTGCTGAAGCCGGGCGACACCTTCCGCGTTCCCGACAAGCCGACCGTGAAGATCCGCACCGGCAATGCCGGCGGTCTGGTGGTGATGGCCGACGGCGGCGAAAGCCCGCCGCTGGGCTCCGTCGGGCAGGTTCTGCGCGACGTCACCATCGACGCCAACGGGGTGGTGCGGCGCTGA
- a CDS encoding MOSC domain-containing protein, with product MNATLTAIRRYPVKGMSGQDLTATDLTAGQAIPLDRRYGLLHGPAALDSETEGWRLPSDFFTLDRTEKLAALQTEFDEETRALIIRRGGRQVSRGRLDQPMGRTLLEQFFAAYLAGIVPGMPRLIEARHGAFGDSEEPSVTLLNLASLRDVEERIAKQPVNPRRLRANLLLDGVDPWAERGWIGRSLTVGAATLEVVEALDCTPGNDVNPDSGVADLSLPTIMERGYGHSQILLRAQVTGSGRIAVGDPVTPA from the coding sequence ATGAACGCCACACTGACCGCAATCCGCCGCTATCCCGTCAAGGGCATGAGCGGCCAGGATCTGACCGCCACCGACCTGACCGCCGGACAGGCGATTCCGCTCGACCGCCGTTACGGGCTGCTGCACGGGCCGGCCGCGCTGGACTCCGAGACGGAGGGCTGGCGCCTGCCGTCCGATTTCTTCACGCTGGACCGCACGGAAAAGCTGGCGGCGCTGCAGACGGAGTTCGACGAGGAGACCCGCGCGCTGATCATCCGGCGCGGCGGACGGCAGGTGTCGCGCGGCCGGCTGGACCAGCCGATGGGCCGCACATTGCTGGAACAGTTCTTCGCCGCCTATCTGGCCGGCATCGTCCCCGGCATGCCCCGCCTGATCGAGGCGCGGCACGGCGCCTTCGGCGACAGCGAGGAACCCTCGGTCACCCTGCTGAACCTCGCCAGCCTGCGCGATGTGGAGGAGCGGATCGCCAAGCAGCCGGTCAATCCCCGCCGCCTGCGCGCCAACCTGCTGCTGGACGGCGTCGATCCCTGGGCGGAACGCGGCTGGATCGGCCGGAGCCTGACCGTGGGCGCCGCAACGCTGGAGGTGGTGGAGGCGCTGGACTGCACCCCCGGCAACGACGTGAACCCGGACAGCGGCGTCGCCGACCTCAGCCTGCCGACCATCATGGAGCGGGGCTACGGCCACAGCCAGATCCTGCTGCGCGCCCAGGTGACCGGCAGCGGCCGGATCGCGGTGGGCGACCCGGTCACGCCGGCCTGA
- the prfA gene encoding peptide chain release factor 1, with product MSLDEKFDKVMARYDELRDTLAAGLAESGDFARLSKEYADLTPIAEAIAELKKGRAEAADLAEMIADPGADPEMKAMAEEEFHALTKRIPELERKVQISLLPKDEADEKNAILEVRAGTGGDEAALFAAELFEMYRRYAGLHGWRFEAMDVSETGIGGYKEATANITGRGVFARLKFESGVHRVQRVPATEAQGRIHTSAATVAVLPEAEEVDIHIDEKDLRIDVFRSSGPGGQSVNTTDSAVRITHLPTGLVVSQQDEKSQHKNKAKALKVLRARLYDRERAEKDAARAADRKNQVGSGDRSERIRTYNFPQGRVTDHRINLTLYKIDKVMAGEALDELIDALIAEDEAARLAELG from the coding sequence GTGAGCCTGGACGAGAAGTTCGATAAGGTGATGGCCCGGTACGACGAGCTTCGCGACACGCTTGCGGCCGGCCTTGCCGAGTCCGGCGACTTCGCCCGGCTGTCCAAGGAATATGCCGACCTCACCCCGATCGCCGAGGCCATCGCGGAGCTGAAGAAGGGCCGCGCCGAGGCCGCCGATCTGGCGGAGATGATCGCCGATCCCGGCGCCGATCCCGAGATGAAGGCGATGGCGGAGGAGGAATTCCACGCCCTGACCAAGCGCATCCCCGAACTGGAGCGCAAGGTGCAGATCTCGCTGCTGCCGAAGGACGAGGCGGACGAGAAGAACGCCATCCTCGAGGTGCGGGCCGGCACCGGCGGCGACGAGGCCGCCCTGTTCGCCGCCGAGCTGTTCGAGATGTACCGCCGCTATGCCGGCCTGCACGGCTGGCGGTTCGAGGCGATGGACGTCAGCGAGACCGGCATCGGCGGCTACAAGGAGGCCACCGCCAACATCACCGGCCGGGGCGTGTTCGCCCGGCTGAAGTTCGAGTCGGGCGTCCACCGCGTCCAGCGCGTGCCGGCGACCGAGGCGCAGGGCCGCATCCACACCTCCGCCGCCACCGTCGCCGTGCTGCCGGAGGCGGAGGAGGTGGACATCCACATCGACGAGAAGGATCTGCGGATCGACGTCTTCCGCTCCTCCGGCCCCGGCGGCCAGTCGGTCAACACCACCGACAGCGCGGTCCGCATCACCCACCTGCCGACCGGGCTGGTGGTGAGCCAGCAGGACGAGAAATCGCAGCACAAGAACAAGGCCAAGGCGCTGAAGGTGCTGCGCGCCCGCCTGTACGACCGCGAGCGCGCCGAGAAGGACGCCGCCCGTGCCGCCGACCGCAAGAACCAGGTCGGCAGCGGCGACCGCTCGGAACGCATCCGCACCTACAACTTCCCGCAAGGCCGGGTGACCGACCACCGCATCAACCTGACGCTCTACAAGATCGACAAGGTGATGGCCGGCGAGGCGCTGGACGAACTGATCGACGCGCTGATCGCCGAAGACGAGGCCGCCCGGCTGGCGGAGCTGGGTTGA
- a CDS encoding DUF4167 domain-containing protein → MRQGPNSRRSRGRGNSGGGGGGGGGGGGGGGAGRRQNVPLRHQTFDSNGPDVRIRGNAWQVQEKYQALARDAMSSGDRVQAENYLQHAEHYLRIINQIQESENRQRGGQPSIGHAGHQPQGASQAGDDDDQQGEDETDGEERAAVNA, encoded by the coding sequence ATGAGACAGGGACCGAACTCCAGGCGTTCGCGTGGTCGTGGCAACAGCGGCGGCGGCGGGGGCGGCGGCGGTGGTGGTGGCGGGGGCGGCGGTGCCGGCCGTCGCCAGAACGTTCCGCTGCGTCACCAGACCTTCGACAGCAACGGTCCGGACGTCCGCATCCGCGGCAATGCGTGGCAGGTGCAGGAAAAATACCAGGCGCTGGCCCGCGACGCGATGTCGTCCGGCGACCGCGTGCAGGCGGAAAACTACCTGCAGCATGCGGAGCATTACCTGCGCATCATCAACCAGATCCAGGAATCGGAAAACCGCCAGCGCGGCGGCCAGCCGAGCATCGGGCATGCCGGCCACCAGCCGCAGGGCGCCTCGCAGGCCGGCGACGATGACGACCAGCAGGGCGAAGACGAGACCGACGGCGAGGAACGGGCGGCCGTCAACGCCTGA